A genomic region of Pyrus communis chromosome 14, drPyrComm1.1, whole genome shotgun sequence contains the following coding sequences:
- the LOC137715816 gene encoding probable beta-1,3-galactosyltransferase 13 gives MPSSPKFFHARQPPSALRPTVLIVAFSLVIGLSGFIVGIVSVLHPSQYNCLIGSARSVKVVWETSGGGGTSSSTQNGLVLGVGDGNDDNKRHKVMGFVGIQTGFRSTGRRQSLRKTWMPSDALGLQRLEEATGLAFRFVIGKTKDKAEMAELAKEVAKFDDFLLLDIEEEYSKLPYKTLAFFKVAYALYDADFYVKADDDIYLRPDRLSLLLAKERSHSQTYLGCMKKGPVFTDPKLKWYEPLSYLLGSEYFLHAYGPIYALSADVVASLVALRNNSFRMFSNEDVTIGAWMLAMNVNHENNKALCSQECTPSSIAVWDIPKCSGLCNPETKLLELHQMDSCSKTPTVESDD, from the exons ATGCCTTCATCCCCTAAGTTCTTCCACGCGCGCCAACCTCCCTCCGCTCTCAGACCAACCGTCCTGATCGTCGCCTTTTCCCTCGTAATCGGACTCTCCGGTTTCATCGTCGGAATCGTCTCGGTTCTCCACCCGAGCCAGTACAACTGCCTGATCGGCAGCGCCAGATCGGTGAAGGTGGTTTGGGAAACAAGTGGCGGCGGCGGTACCAGCAGCAGCACTCAAAACGGTCTCGTTTTGGGGGTTGGAGATGGAAATGATGATAACAAGAGGCACAAAGTGATGGGCTTTGTGGGGATTCAAACCGGGTTCCGATCCACGGGTCGCAGACAGTCCTTGAGGAAGACTTGGATGCCGTCCGATGCACTGGGCCTTCAACG CTTGGAAGAAGCCACTGGTTTGGCTTTCAGGTTTGTGATTGGTAAAACCAAGGATAAAGCAGAGATGGCGGAACTCGCCAAAGAGGTGGctaaatttgatgatttcctgcTATTGGATATTGAAGAGGAGTACAGTAAGCTCCCCTACAAAAC GTTGGCTTTCTTCAAAGTTGCCTATGCACTTTATGATGCTGACTTCTATGTTAAAGCTGATGACGACATATACTTAAGGCCAG ATCGCCTTTCACTGCTCTTGGCAAAAGAGCGTTCTCACTCTCAGACATACCTTGGGTGCATGAAAAAGGGCCCCGTCTTCACAGACCCAAAGCTTAAGTG GTATGAGCCACTTTCCTATTTGCTTGGAAGCGAGTACTTTCTCCATGCCTATGGTCCAATATATGCTCTTTCTGCTGATGTTGTTGCAAGTTTGGTTGCTCTTAGAAACAACAG TTTTCGAATGTTTAGCAATGAGGATGTCACAATTGGTGCGTGGATGCTTGCAATGAATGTTAACCATGAGAACAATAAAGCATTGTGCTCACAGGAGTGTACACCATCATCAATCGCTGTGTGGGATATTCCGAAGTGCTCTG GGCTCTGCAATCCAGAAACCAAATTGCTAGAACTCCACCAGATGGACAGCTGCTCAAAAACTCCGACGGTGGAATCTGATGATTAG